The proteins below are encoded in one region of Vanessa tameamea isolate UH-Manoa-2023 chromosome Z, ilVanTame1 primary haplotype, whole genome shotgun sequence:
- the LOC113401149 gene encoding uncharacterized protein LOC113401149 → MAFESKRYILGHVEVEEPLQDIVTDELSCVIFECKISDCTQQSISSRWYKDGKCIEPSRKFKISANGKWHRLQITTTTAEDQGVYIVLLKNYLGEVFSKANLFVKSIKENHVNNDVLYLSPMAKHFDVVQHLRFTKVLVGDTIELEAMFNCDALQDYIWYKSNNLLIPNERMIVLNDKRTTTLSILCAKESDTGIYHVISKSEYGIASSFASVVVINTDLNTLNISEIVPSIDESLPDELEVNEGEDVRLICKASYDVNTIICWSKNGARIEENKNVVTEYYNHRYISLRIRNTCLNDTGEYSIAVRDKITGQIDTSSCFLTINDTPRGKRCSVQVKKPLEPTVTCFGTKISFTCSFAVDDPRFYFVVWYVGHFRVERTNHRFHMMHNGGDFYLVIKQVEPGMADEVICELRKALPNRKSILSISTATTLTIVPPAIIESETKLNKAITRRNIFYNTNLKLEISMINKNLDEYRIHKCAVSSNGGKKNTCESFMIITYCRLDDDNYYLSVSNIDDDIHVERMTVHEKSVRGESPKVPSKLVVIEWYETQTDKSKSGWYQIELGNTSDSFVQAGVSSLPMFEIKDPPLEQIMKFRIRAATPLLNSEESRVCILPAGKALRSLKKNCNLSPMEDFEAMFTKTGDIIGCGAFGSVVLVHDNRGEFYAAKILKTRTQKKRDTAIREYEMMKRLQHPKLVELYDSFSARESFILVMDYLWGGELFDRIVEEEHIKEVDVVPYVRQICEALLYLHERKIAHLDLKPENIICLSPNSRQVKIIDFGLARVLDESHITRAIYGTRDYVAPEVLNFEQLTLACDMWSFGVVTYMLLSGVMPFSGDSWPERSANITMANYNYHESAFKEISDLAKDFVDHLLVLQPEKRMKASVALNHQWIVEGPPGGARAGHMKRAQENLKSYLANHRARWQRAGNVMIAAHRLRSYVGGQRNVISADRESPRVT, encoded by the exons ATGGCGTTTGAAAGTAAGAGATATATTTTGGGTCACGTGGAAGTAGAAGAACCTTTACAAGATATTGTCACTGACGAATTATCATGTGttatatttgaatgtaaaataaGTGACTGCACTCAACAAAGCATCTCAAGTAGGTGGTACAAAGATGGAAAATGTATAGAACCTTcccgtaaatttaaaatatctgctAATGGAAAATGGCATCGACTGCAAATTACAACGACTACAGCCGAAGATCAAGgagtttatatagttttattaaaaaactatttaggaGAAGTATTTTCTAAAGCTAATTTATTCGTAAAGTCAATAAAAGAAAACCACGTTAATAATGACGTTTTATATTTGAGCCCAATGGCAAAACATTTTGACGTGGTGCAGCATTTGAGGTTTACAAAAGTATTAGTAGGAGACACTATAGAGCTAGAAGCTATGTTCAATTGTGATgctttacaagattatatatggtataaaagtaataatttattaataccaaaTGAACGTATGATAGTTTTAAACGATAAAAGGACGACCACACTTTCGATACTGTGTGCCAAAGAGTCAGATACTGGTATTTATCATGTGATATCTAAATCTGAATATGGTATTGCATCAAGTTTTGCCAGTGTTGTAGTAATTAACACCGacttaaataccttaaatattagCGAAATAGTACCTAGCATAGATGAGAGTTTACCAGATGAATTAGAAGTAAATGAAGGAGAGGACGTAAGACTTATATGCAAGGCTTCGTACGATGTTAACACAATAATATGTTGGTCTAAAAATGGAGCAAGAATAGAGGAAAACAAAAATGTAGTAACAGAGTACTATAACCACAGATATATTAGTTTAAGGATAAGAAATACCTGCTTAAATGATACCGGCGAATACTCAATAGCTGTGCGCGATAAAATAACAGGACAAATAGATACGTCGAGTTGCTTTTTAACTATCAATG ATACACCACGAGGGAAACGATGTTCAGTCCAAGTAAAGAAACCTTTAGAGCCGACTGTTACTTGTTTTGGtacaaaaatttcatttacCTGCAGTTTTGCCGTAGACGATcctagattttattttgtagtttgGTACGTCGGTCATTTCAGAGTTGAACGAACGAATCACCGATTTcat atgATGCACAACGGAGGAGATTTCTATTTAGTTATAAAGCAAGTGGAGCCTGGTATGGCTGATGAAGTTATTTGCGAACTCCGTAAAGCACTTCCTAATAGGAAATCAATCTTAAGCATAAGCACAGCAACGACTCTCACGATTGTACCACCTGCAATCATTGAAAGTGAAACAAAACTTAATAAAGCTATTACTAGACGAAATATCTTctacaatacaaatttgaaattggagatttctatgataaataaaaatctagatGAATATAGAATTCATAAATGCGCA gttTCATCAAACGGTGGTAAGAAGAATACTTGTGaaagttttatgattattaCTTATTGCAG aTTGGAcgatgataattattatttgagtgTTTCGAATATTGACGACGACATACATGTTGAACGTATGACTGTCCATGAAAAATCTGTTCGCGGTGAATCACCGAAAGTGCCTTCTAAGCTTGTAGTAATAGAATG gtacgagacacagacagacaaatCTAAAAGTGGTTGGTATCAAATCGAGTTGGGAAATACGAGTGACAGTTTCGTGCAAGCAGGTGTTTCAAGTTTACCgatgtttgaaataaaagatCCACCGTTAGAACAGattatgaaatttcgtataagAGCAGCGACGCCTCTTCTTAACTCCGAAGAATCCAGAGTTTGTATAC ttcCAGCAGGGAAAGCGTTGCGCTCTTTAAAGAAAAACTGCAACCTGAGCCCAATGGAAGATTTTGAAGCAATGTTTACAAAAACGGGTGATATAATAGGATGTGGTGCATTTGGTAGTGTTGTACTTGTTCACGACAATAGAGGAGAGTTTTATGcagcaaaaatattaaaaactaggaCACAAAAAAAGAGAGACACCGCTATAAGAGAATATGAAATGATGAAGAGATTGCAGCATCCGAAACTTGTCGAGCTATACGATTCATTTTCAGCGAGGGAATCTTTTATTCTAGTTATGGATTA CTTGTGGGGTGGAGAGTTATTCGACAGGATAGTAGAAGAAGAGCACATAAAAGAAGTGGACGTAGTACCTTACGTTCGACAAATATGTGAAGCTTTGCTTTATTTACACGAACGAAAGATAGCACATTTAGATTTAAAACCAGAGAATATTATTTGCCTTAGTCCAAATTCTAGACAAgtcaaaattattgattttggCTTAGCGCGAGTACTAGATGAGAGTCATATAACAAGAGCTATTTATGGAACGAGAGACTACGTCGCACCAGAAGTTTTGAATTTTGAACAACTCACCCTAGCGTGTGATATGTGGAGTTTTGGTGTCGTAACCTACATGct attatCTGGAGTGATGCCCTTCAGTGGTGATAGTTGGCCGGAACGATCGGCAAATATAACAATGGCGAATTATAATTACCATGAATCAGCTTTCAAGGAAATATCCGATTTGGCAAAAGACTTCGTTGATCACCTTCTCGTTTTACAACCTGAAAAGCGCATGAAAGCTTCCGTCGCTTTAAATCATCAATGGATTGTTGAAGGACCTCCTGGCGGCGCAAGAGCCGGTCACATGAAACGGGCTCAAGAAAATTTGAAGTCATATTTAGCTAACCATAGAGCTAGGTGGCaa aGAGCTGGGAATGTAATGATAGCAGCGCATCGTCTTCGGAGTTACGTAGGCGGACAGCGGAACGTCATATCGGCTGATCGAGAATCACCTCGAGTTACTTAA